The following coding sequences lie in one Rutidosis leptorrhynchoides isolate AG116_Rl617_1_P2 chromosome 6, CSIRO_AGI_Rlap_v1, whole genome shotgun sequence genomic window:
- the LOC139852753 gene encoding glucosidase 2 subunit beta-like translates to MKMHTSIFILISSLVIRSIAFSSSNLLGIAPQDEKYYNELWTSGTVKCKDGSKTFTKSQFNDDFCDCFDGSDEPGTSACPTGNFYCRNAGHSPVTIFSSRINDGICDCCDGSDEYSGQTRCNNTCWEAGKVARDSLMKKIATYREGVSIRKHEIAQAKISVANDEAELSKLKNEEKILKGIVQQLKEHKEQIEKAVEKERIQKEEEEKQKKEAEESILKELKVDEKVDVGEQPHVDNNDDKAAILDNSPSGQEDPAEPAVEVVHNSHASENGEEHDVKEEGASKEEDTVKDIDSLSREELGREIGSRWTGKKTEQHNHDHDVNNDEVTPVNEHYEENSGYDTETDEEHQHYDEDDTDSHMDDVGDEANDDFGSSNTYEPHEEVDTSDMESESSSPSWLEKIQKTVRKFVQAVNPFQTPVDTSEAEIIRKEYDEASSKLSKLTSKISRLTEELGNDFGPEKEFYSLYDQCFESKQNKYVYKVCAFKQATQEEGYSKTRLGNWGKFEESYSVMLFSDGDNCWNGPARSLKVSLQCGLKVELAEVDEPSRCEYAATLTTPALCVEGKLKELESELQLLNNQVPELHDEL, encoded by the exons ATGAAGATGCACACCTCAAtattcattttgatttcttctttaGTTATCAGATCGATCGCCTTCTCATCAAGTAATCTACTCGGAATCGCTCCTCAAG ATGAAAAATATTACAATGAATTATGGACTTCTGGAACGGTTAAATGCAAAGATGGATCTAAAACGTTTACAAAATCTCAGTTTAATGACGATTTTTGCGATTGCTTTGACGGCAGTGATGAACCTG GAACATCTGCGTGTCCTACTGGGAACTTCTATTGCCGAAATGCTGGACATAGTCCCGTCACTATATTTTCCTCTAGGATAAATGATGGTATTTGTG ATTGTTGTGATGGAAGTGATGAGTATAGTGGTCAAACCAGGTGTAATAATACCTGTTGGGAAGCTGGTAAAGTTGCACGAGATAGTTTAATGAAAAAAATCGCAACCTATCGGGAGGGTGTTTCCATAAGAAAACATGAAATTGCACAAGCCAAAATTTCAGTAGCAAATGATGAAGCTGAGTTGTCAAAGCTGAAGAATGAGGAGAAAATTCTTAAGGGGATTGTCCAACAGCTTAAAG AGCACAAGGAACAAATAGAGAAGGCAGTGGAGAAAGAACGCATACAGAAAGAAGAAGAGGAAAAACAGAAAAAGGAAGCTGAGGAATCTATATTGAAGGAACTCAAAGTTGATGAAAAAGTTGATGTTGGAGAACAACCACATgtggataataatgatgataaagctGCGATTCTTGATAACTCTCCTTCAGGCCAG GAAGACCCTGCTGAACCTGCGGTAGAAGTGGTACACAATTCTCATGCTTCTGAAAATGGAGAAGAG CATGATGTGAAGGAAGAGGGGGCATCTAAA GAAGAAGATACAGTCAAAGATATCGATTCATTATCAAGGGAGGAGTTGGGCCGTGAAATTGGTTCCCGTTGGACCGGGAAAAAAACTGAGCAGCATAATCATGATCATGATGTTAATAATGACGAAGTGACACCTGTTAATGAGCACTATGAAGAAAATAGTGGGTATGATACAGAAACTGATGAAGAACATCAACATTATGATGAGGATGACACTGATAGCCATATGGATGATGTTGGAGATGAAGCTAATGATGATTTCGGTTCTTCAAACACCTATGAGCCACATGAGGAAGTTGATACATCAG ATATGGAAAGTGAAAGCAGCAGCCCATCATGGCTTGAGAAGATCCAAAAAACTGTGCGGAAGTTTGTGCAGGCTGTCAACCCGTTCCAGACTCCAGTGGATACATCTG AAGCGGAAATTATACGTAAAGAATATGACGAGGCTAGCTCGAAGTTATCTAAACTAACATCAAAGATATCTCGCTTAACAGAAGAGCTAGGGAATGACTTTG GACCAGAGAAAGAATTCTACTCGTTATATGATCAATGTTTCGAGAGCAAACAGAACAA GTATGTTTATAAAGTTTGCGCTTTTAAGCAAGCCACCCAGGAGGAAGGCTACAGCAAGACACGTTTGGG GAATTGGGGGAAATTTGAGGAGTCATACAGCGTCATGCTCTTTTCAGATGGTGATAATTGCTGGAATGGTCCTGCTAGAAGTTTGAAG GTCAGTTTGCAATGTGGATTAAAAGTTGAGCTTGCTGAAGTAGATGAACCAAGCCGTTGCGA ATATGCAGCAACTTTAACTACCCCAGCTCTTTGCGTTGAAGGAAAACTCAAG GAACTAGAAtctgaattacaacttttaaacaaCCAAGTACCCGAACTTCACGATGAGTTATGA